Sequence from the Phragmites australis chromosome 6, lpPhrAust1.1, whole genome shotgun sequence genome:
CATGAACCTCTATATTGCAAATTCGTTTTGCAAAAGATTATTCATGCAGTTTTCATTGTGGTGGATCTTTCAACTATAttcaatgtgtttgagatcaaacAATCAGTTGGCATGCATAGccttctgaataagcttttcgtagagtCTAAGAACACCTAAATCGGATATCGGGTTAGAAAGTTCTCTCGTTTCTCTAAGTGTCAGATGTATTGGTCACTGAGTGGCGGTCTGATCGCTAAGAACTCCGATCTGACTGCCAAGATGGCTGGTCTAACTATTAGAGCTTGTAGAGAACTTTCATCTCTCTGAAACAGGTGGCAATCTGATCGCCAAGGTGCACGGTTTGACTGCCAGGGAAGTCTTGACAAGAAATTTCCATGTGTCATGTATTTGACTTTGAGAAGCTAACGCCAAGTGTCATCTGATCCAGAACAATTTTTCTAGATCCATTTGACAAGTATAAGCATTTATTCATGATCAAAGTATTTAGAATGCTAATATCTCCATAATTTTTGGGCCGACATTTGACCATACAGTATTTGTTCACATTCTTAGCTCCCCTCTATAAAAATCTTGACCTTATAGTGTCTATCTTGCCATGAGCACCGGCAAGCATGTGGTAAAAGCATATAGTGTAAATAGGAAGGTTGTTTAGACAAGAATTTATCAAGATCAACATGCCCTTGATATCAGTTTCTTGCCTCTCCAAGGATCAAGTCTATTAAGCATTTTGGTAAGAATCCTACAGAAAGCAGTCAACTCTAAATGATGATTATAAATAGTGATATTCAGATATTTGAAAGGAAGATGTCTTGACTGATAGTTCAACATATTTATTACATTTTCTTATAGAAGTTGATATTTAAATCAGATAGCCACTCGAAACAATATAATGATTTTTAGATTAAGGATTGAGCTGTCAGATTTATTTATCATTAAAATAGTATTATCAGTATATTAAATATGGATGATCTCTGAGCAGCAGATGACTAACAAAACTTTGGACGAGACCCCTATTCCTTACATTTTTCCATTAAAGTGTTAAGCACATCTGTTGCAATATTAAAAAGAACAGGAGACGGGGTTCTTTGTCTTAAGCCTGGATAGGTTCTGAATCGATTAGGGGGTTCTGAAATCAGTACCCGTGATCCGTGTTAGGGGATTTGCCACCTGCCATGCCCATGGCGGCTCCGAGCACCACGAAGGCACGAACCCGCCCGCCTTGGTGCTCAGACCGCCTCCACTTCATGACACACCGGCCAGAGCTCTGGTTTCTCCATCCCAAAACCCCCGCCCGCATTCGAgagagaagaagggaggagacgAGAAAggtggacgcggcggcggcggcaaaggACTTGGACACTGCGAGCTCCGGTTCAGGCGTTGTGCGTCGCAACGGCGACCGTGCCAGCGTGGCCAACGATGCCATGGCCGACGCCCTCCAGTCCCTCCTCCGATCCCCTCCCCTCGGTGGCGAGTTGGGATTGAATTGGGAATCGCTGTTTTAATGTTACACTTACCTTGAAGGTTCCCCTAATTTGCATACATAATTGTCAGTAACATCTTAACATCTCAGATATGTGGAGCTTAAAATCGAAATCTGATTATTTTTGTGACTGTTCATGCGTAGCCATCACAATTTCCCATACAACTCATCGCAAATCGTTCGAATAGTGGGATATTACATTAAATAATGTCAAAAAATCAACCTTCACATCCAGTATTTGTGCACCAACCTTCAAAAGGTTAATCTATGCACTAAAAAAACCTATATGGACAATTTTACAACTTAcagttacaattttttaatgatAAAGCAAATCATTTGACATTCTACTAGCAGCTAACTAAACAGAAGCTGTGAAATACCATTCTGATCCTACCAGCCTCATCAATGACCAAATCTATCGATCTCCAAGTGGCAGAGCGCAGAAGTTCGTCGCGTTGAATGTTTCAAGCGTTTTGTTCATCTGAGGCAACAAATGGTGATCACTCTTGCCATACGAAACTCAACTGAACAGGGAGCTCCAATCAATGCTTTCTTGGCATTCAAGGATCAAAGACGTTACCTGAGTCTCTGTGTCTGTTCTTTGATATCCTTGAGCAGAACATGAACATCAACAAGAATGTAGATAACATAAATAGCCTAAAGTACGTTCTTAGCTCCTGCATTCCGAGGTCAAGACCTTCCAGTTTCCTCCTTTCACGGTCACTCTTCCGTGATACACTCTGCTCTCCCCCGACATGGACCCAATTATCCAGTGTGCCTTGTGATACTAACTGGGCATCCTGCAGGTTTCGCAATCCTTCCTCGAAAAGGATGAGAAACGCCATACACCACTTGTTGATGACTCTCTGGTGAGGGAAAAATAGTGGTGATCAGACAGAAACAGCGCCACTAGGAACATGTAGAAACAAGGATGCTAGATTTAGATTTGCGTACGTCAAAGGTTGTCTTGTCAACAGGATTGAACATTTTGAAGCAATCGTTGCTAGATGCTGTCTCATCTCCATATATCTGAATATAGCGAAGTGAGCTTAGTCCTATTGTGTCTATATAGCTTCGTGCTACTCCAAATAGATAAATAGATTTTAACTGACCTCAAAGGTGAATGGTATTGGCACCTTTGCAATGTCATACATGTAATCAGTCGTAGTCCCATGTGCAAGATACCTGGTAAGTGAAAGGGGTAAAAAAGCGTGAATATGCTTACTTTGTTGAAGCCTTAGCATAATAATCCAGTTTACAGAACATTAGGGGTGACAAACAACAAAGGACTGAAAGTTACAGAACGAAAAATATGAGAACTTGTTAGATTGACATACCCAACAGCTCCACCCCCTGAACCAACTAGGCAGCTATCTTGGAAATGGCGATGGTTCAAATTCTCTAAAACTGACCTCATCAAATGAGCAGATGCTCCGTTTGGTGTGGTATTCTTGTGGTCATATGGCATAAATAAGGCCTGCGGTTGAAAGAAGCAAATATCAAATAAGTGAAACAGACATGGATTAGTGGTATCTAGACATATGTCAGTAGGGTTCTGTACAACTATGAGGAATATGTTTCTCTTTCTATGATAGATTTTACCTTTTCATTATTTTTACGAGTTTGTTCTTTAAAAGACGCTTTTACTCGAAGTGTACATCGTAGCACTCCATAAACAATGCAAAGAAACCAGACATCATAGCACTTCATGTTCATGCTAGGTATATATCATCTGCCAGAACCAGATAATATATCCATACACCTATTGTTTGCCACATTTATAAATGGAAAAAGGTATGGTACTCATATATATCATGTTTTTTATGCTATCTTCCAGCACAATTTATGACACACTAGCACATGCGACCACATGATAATAAGGAATGTTGTATGACATAGTTCGAGCAAGTTAAAAAGTATAAAATTTAATAATCAAGATTTGCATATTGCCAAGATGGCAAACATCCTTAAAAGTAGCTTCTTTCCAGAAGGGTCATACAGAAGAGTTGCATTACCTCCATTCCCGAATGTACATTCACCCAAATATGAGGTTTAAATGACCTGGATAGTTCCCTCATGATCTGGGCTTCAGGCTCGCTAAAAGGAGCAATACCAGGATTCTCCTCATATGGGTCATAGTCCTATAATACAGGAAAATGTACACAAAGCTTAAAAGATTGACACTATGCATATTCACAGAACTCTGATTGGACCTAGAAAACCAACAAGGAAAATGTATGATAAAATCATGATAATGAACCGTACTATATAAAAGTGCACTTGATGAAAATCCACAAAACATTTGCAGAACTCTCATTACCTGGCCCAACAATGACCAAGAAATGTGCACAGTAACGCATGATCAACGTCTATTCACCCAAGTCTATAAAAGATCTAACCCGTTACTCAAATTAATGCTCCTAGCCTCCTAGATGTTAATCAACCTAGCTTTCCAAGGGCAATGTTATGGCATATTTGATATGAAAACACAAGTCCATCTGGTAGTTCTACAAAATCACcaaaacattcacaaaaaagaaaattgcaatTCTGATCATTGAACCCAACCATGACCAAGGAATATATACAGTAATGCATGGACAAAATCTATTACTACAAGCCAATATGGATCTTAGTTTTTACTCAAAATTAACATTCCTAGATGTCAATCAACctagcttcttttttttttctcgaatgaATCAACCTAGCTTTTCAAGGGCAATGCTATGGTATGTTTGATAGGAATTGCATTAATTCATTAAGTAACTCCACAGAAACATAAAACATGGAGATTCACACAAAAACACCATTAGTTAAGATTCAATTTAAGATGTATATTAATAGAACCAACAAACAGCTGACATCAAAAGGAATCAGGTTTTGCTGTGCACGATGAGAGACTACCGCGACACtaaccttttctttctttccccaATCAACACTCCAATTTCTATTAAGATCTACTCCTCTTCCTGCAAAAGAAAATAGATATAAAAAGAATTAGCATAGAATTTGCTTCATGGGATTGATttgtaacaaaagaaaataatcaCCATTTCTCCTATCACAAAGTTCGCCTGCTTCAACACGTTTGCGACCATTGAAATTTTCCATTGGCACCATCTAAAAGACAAACATTCAAGAAACATATGATTATACCTCCTTAATTCAAGACTGATTCTTTAGTAATGCAAAACAGAAGTAATAAAACACAAAATAGGGAGAAAAGCATTACTAAAAAGGGTGATACTAAAAATGCCATGCAATTACAACCTTGGATTTCGCAGGCAAAATCCAATTCGTCTAACCTAGAATAATATCATGATTATCATGATTATCATTTACATAAAGCATTGAGGAAACACCTTTACAGCCACGATACTGGCCATCAGGTCTTCTATCCTGGCTATACTTAGAGTGCATAATGGCAGTTAACCATATCACACTAATATTTGAACATTCCGATTAGAATAAATGTAGCTCAGGATCACAGAGCTGGCATTAGAGCAATACACTAAAATAATACGCCTGGTATATATCGACCCAGGTACCTTTTCAAAGCAACGATCACCATCAACATtatgctagtgcatggcagaaCAAAGGGCACATTAGCGAAATGTGTTCCATGAAATTCCTTAAAGTTCTGTAAATCAAGAGCTGAAAATATAAAATAAGTTGTGAAAGGACTTACTTTGATCACAATATTCTCCAGCATTTTCTCAAAGGATGATAGATCCACACCGGCAATCTTACGCTTGTCCGTTAAAATATAGAGAAGATGTAATGCAACCTCAGAGGTAATAAGTTCTCTGCCATGCTGCCCAAAGCTCTGGAAGACAATTAACCTTTCTGTCAAAACTGCAACATATCAATAATTTAATTTGCAAACCACCATGCAAATACTTTGAAAAGATATGTATTTcttagttttattttatttcatgttGTGAGCCCTCCCAACTGAGGTGAGGAGGTGGGAAATTATTTGGACCAAGCGTTTGAATTTGATATCGAGATATTGGATTAATCAGTTAGTGCAACTGGTAGAGTGAGGCATAATGATGCATATGATTCTGGGGGTGGAGAGGGGGAGACAGTGAGGAAATTTTGGTTGGAAACTAACCAGAAGGACATGAACCTTTGAGCCATTATCCACGCTCTCCTTCACGTGATTAAAAGTAACAACAAACAGCTCTGCAGAATACCCTTTGTTGCTTGCTCTTATAGTGTCCATCTGCAACACATCATTGATAAGTGAATAAGGGAGCCTACTGGGAACAAAGCAAACTGACCAATTGGTAGCTACAACTGGACAAGAATAGGCAAACAACTCACACTCAATTTATTTGAATGCCGAGCAACCAAAGCCTTGATATCACGCAGAAGAGAATCACtagcaagaaaagaaagaaaaacagttACCATGCTATGCTATGAAGTAAAGGGTGACCATTGGGAATTCAATGCAGCAAACGACAATACAGGATGCTCGTTGTGCTGAGCGCTGACAAATTACGGAGACAATGTTTGAAGGAAAGCCCATACTAGTCACTGGGGTgcaattttcaattttcatttTCAACTAGAGCTGTCAAACAAAACCGAAGGCTTGAGGACTCCTTATCACCAAATTGTGTGCATCTCAAGTAGTCAAGAAAAATTCGTCAGCGAGTGACAAGCCACTCACATACGTAGGTTGTAGCGGCGACATGATATAATACTGAATCATGCCATTTCTGCACAGCCACAGCTTCCAACCATCAGCTTGCTAAGAAGGAAAGGGGCTGACTTTGAATGTGGACCGGCACTGTATAGCGGGCATGCTTTTGTCAGGGTGAAGCGGGTGGTTCAATAAGGGGACCTTACAAATTACAATAACCAAACCCAAATTATGCGCAAGCGATAGTAAATCTCACGCGTGACCTGTGACGAATCCATCGTTTCACCTAGAGCTTGATGCACTGGCGAACTAGGCATTTGGTTGAGCAGAGCAGCGAGCCGGACAAATTGGGCAACTCCGCAGGTCGGAAAGAGATGGAACCGACGGAATTCGCGAGGTAGAAGCGCAGGTGAGATTTGTGCTGAACGGAGAGGCAAGAGGCCGTGGAAGAGCTGCCTCACCTGGAGTGGTAGAGGCCGCGCGAGATCGGGGTGCGGGCGGCCGAGATCTTGccgccggtggcggcggccacGACGCCGAGGGCCATGGCCAGCAGGCGGagaagacgaggaggagggagggaggcggccATCGCCGACGGCTCTTCCTCGCTTCCCCTTTCCCCTCTCTGAGTCGGAGactcgtcggcggcgagtcgcgcgcgctctctctctctttctaccTCGTCCTGTCTCCTCCTGTCGCTGTGTTTCACAGGAAGGATTTTCAGACAGATAGATACAAGTAGAGGGATTTATTTGTTAAATCTGGTAACAAATCACGGTCGTTAGTGGGGATTTAGCCTAGGCAGTTGTTCTGTTAATGTAAAAATCTCGATTTCGCTTAGAGAGTTATTCTgttaatataaaaattattaatttcttcCTTGAATGATGGTAACGCTCTTCGGGGGAAAAAACACTCAGATCGGATGGTGGAGTAGCAGTTACTgtatagtgtgtgtgtgtgtgttcttTTGCGGGTACGGATAACGAGATAGCTGACACAGTTCAGAGGCCGCTGCTCAATTTTCAGATGCGGCTTATTTTTATTTCAACAAGATTTTACATATGATATGGGTACAGATGAGATGACATGAGCTGATGCACTCACATCATCACACCAATGGAGTTTGGAGTAGTAGTGATGAGATGATATGCATAGGCATAGCCGTGAATGAATCTGGATGACCTGGCAGTTGAGGTCAGAGCTTGCTGCTCCCTGAAACTCTCTGCTTGGCGCTGGAACGAGGGATGCTGCCCATGGCCTTGGCCTGCTCCCGGAGCGCGAACTTCTGCACCTTCCCCGTTGCCGTCTTGGGCAACTCAGCCACGATCACCACTGACCTCGGCGCCATGTAGTGCGGCAGCCGCGCCCGGCAGAAGGCCATCACCTCCTCCGCTGCCACGCTCTGGGCGCCGCCCTTGAGTGTCACGAATGCGCACGGCGTCTCGCCCCAGTACTCGTCCGGCCGCCCCACCACCGCGGCCTCCGCCACCGCTGGGTGCGCGAACAGCGCCGCCTCCACCTCGATCGTGCTGATGTTCTCCCCGCCTGAGATGATGATGTCCTTGGACCGGTCCCGGTCCAGGAGCTTAACGTACCCGTCGCCGTGCCGCACCGCCAGGTCACCCGACCGAAGCCACCCGCCGGCCATCGCCTCCGCCGTGGCGGCGGCGTCCTTGTAGTACCCGCTCATCACCGTGTTGCCCCGGAACATCACCTCCCCCATGGCGCGCCCGTCCGCGGGCACGCTCCGCATGGTCGCAGGGTCCTTCACGTCCACCTCCAGCCCCAGGAGGTGCAGCCCCTGCCGGGACTTGACCGCCGCGCGCTCCTCCGGCGGCAGTGCGTCCCACTCCGGCTTCCACGTGCACGCCGTCGCCGGGCCGTACGTCTCCGTCAGACCGTACGAGTGAATGACCAGGAAACCCAGCTCCTCCATCCGGAACAGcacctgcggcggcggcggcgcgccgccGGTCATGACAGTGACCGGCCTCCCGCCGGGCAGCGGCCGCCGCTCATCAGCCGTGGCGTTCACGATCATGCTCAGCACCGTCGGCGCGCCGCCCATGTGCGTGACCCCGTGCCGCGCGATGCTGTCAAAGATGGCGGCCCCGGTGACCTTGCGGAGGCAGACGTTGGTGCCGCCCTGCGCCGCCACGCCCCACGTGAGGCACCACCCGTTGCAGTGGAACATGGGCACAGCCCACAGATACACCGACATCGCCGCCATGTCGTTCAGGAGCACGGCCGCGAGGCTGTTCAGGTACGCCCCACGGTGGCTATACACGACGCCCTTCGGCCTAGACGTCGTCCCTGAAGTGTAGTTCAGCGCGATTGGCTCGTTCTCGTCAGCTGGCCACCGGATCACGAAGTCCGGCGACCCACCAGTGCTGCTCAGGAGGGCCTCGTACTCGTAGTACTGATCGGCTCGAACAACTCCTGTTGGATTGGCACCGGCATCATGTGATGATTCGTCGAGAAGCTCTCTGATATACACCACAAGGGGAGGCCTGGCTCCGGCTTCAGACGCGAGCCGGAGAGCTTCTTGGGCAATGTCAAGCAGCGCGCAGTCAACGAAGACGACCTTGGCCTCCGAATGCTGCAGCAGCACGGACGCCATGGCGGCGTCAAGGCGCGAATTGAGCGCGCAGATCACGGCGCCGGCCATAGGAATCCCGAAGTGGAGCTCGCACACCGCAGGAATGTTTTGCGCGAACACAGCAACCTGCACAGTTCGCTCTCGTTACAGTTCATATCGACGGCACATAACTAAATCAGTCAATTGCTTAAACTTACTGACAAATTCCAGCATAGAGAAGTGAGAAAAGTTAGCAGTCAGATTTAGAACAAATAGCCTTCAAGCATTTCGTGGATCAGCCTCTGCATACTAGCTACTCGGCGGGGAAAAATCGATTTTTAAAGGTAAAAGACAATTCTTGGAGGGTGCAAGAAATGGCTGAATCTACTGCTACAGGTAGAGGGGGAGGACAAGAGCGGCGATCTCGCACTTACCACGTCGTGGAGCGCGACGCCGAGTccggcgagggcggcggcgaggcggaggcATCGCCCTCGGGTCTCCCTCCAGGTGCGCGGCGCGTCGCGGCGGCCGGGGCCGAGGCCGGAGGCGACGATGGCGGGGCGGTCGGGGTAGACGAGCGCGGTGCGCTCGAGGAAGCTGATGGGCGTGAGAGGCGCGTGGTTGGCGGCGCACAGCACGGTGCCTTCCATGGCCGCGGCGCGCGCGTTGTCTCCGGCGGCGACTTGGGGATTCGGAGTGTGGAGAGAGAGGGTTGTACGAGTGATGTGAAGACTGAATAATTTGCACAGTATCGAGTGGAGCAGAGAGATGACGCCGAGTTGATGCGCACGATAAACTTGTAGAGATACGTGGTCATCACCTACAAACATGCAGCTGCTGCTTTAATAGTGTCATTGTCATCCAGCACTACTCCCGTCTCGTGGAAACGTGTAACCACTTAGGCCACATGGAGAATTCAGAAATACGTTTTTATTAACTCTCTCAAAAAAACACGTTTTTATTAGACATCTGGCCGTCTTTTCACGTCTCCGACGATATCATCCACCGCCAATGCTACCCTCACCGTACGGAATCACACCTCTTTATCAACTTCCTATTGCCTTTATTGTGTGGTGCGTTATATACATCGGTTTATTATATACTTTTTTTGGTCAATTTTTCTCCATATATAGTGGAATTATCACTAAGATTGTAGTTTATTATCACTAATATTCATAATTTTGCTATATAATGATGTGAATTGGTTGGTAGGAAATAAGGCTCTAAACGATGAAACACGACATATGCTGACACGAAGCCCAATTCTCCATCCCATACAGGTAGAAACCCTGACCCATGAAACCTAAAGCGTCACCCAGATGTCTATTAAGACCCGAGCTCATAGCTTTGCACGTAAGTCTTTTAAAATGTCCATCTAAAAGATCCTCGAAATTTAAATTATTCACACAATCCATGACAACATCATGTTATAGTGCAAATTCTAAGTCCAAGATGGCGTTTTCTAAAAATCCAataaataactaatttatctcgTTGAGAGCTTCTATTTCCACAAATATAAGACGTGATTTGGATTTTAGAGCTAGGAGATATGGACCCTGCAATGGGTGTTACGCTGAGGAGTCTAAATCAAGACTGATCATCGTTCAATGCGTTTTTGGGTGCCAATATGATCTTAGTGAAAGTCAAAATGAACAAAGCTATAGATCTTTTCTATATCTATAATTTATAATCCGAATTCGTCCAATTTAGAGTCTGGATGCGGGAGATATCATTCTTGGAAgggagagctgcgaaaaagaaaaGTCTGAAACCGACTTGAAAATATGTAAGGGCATATTTGTTTTTCATTATGATTCTAACGATCCAGATTTTAATTCTTATAATCTATAATCTAGATGGTTAGAACCTGGATTGtataatctaaaataaataatactAGATTATTAGAATCTATCCattctctctcccctccccttagactcgctctctccctcccagAGTCTCTCTCTGCTTTCACCATTGGAGGCCGAAGAAGCAGCACGTTGTGGTGGGTTCTCAAGCATTTAGTTCGGTAAAGCAGCACGCTGTGGCAGAGTCTCCACGGGCGTGTAGTGCGGTGAAGCAACGCGCAGAGGACTTAGGGGCGTGTAGTCTGACGACGCAGCCCGTCTCGAAGGGCTCGATGGAGTGTAACCCAGAGATGTGGCTCGCATTGACGACAATGTTAGGGGCGTGTACTTCATGGACCCCGCGTTGCCGGCGGAGCTCAGTGATGTGTACTCCAGCAACACAGCGCATGGCAAGTAGCCAGAAGACAACGACGACAGGTAGCAGCACCGATCGCTGCTGAAGCCCATGACGAAGGAGCGGGAGCACGCAATCAATTGGCGATCTGCTTCACGACCGCAGCAGCGGAGCAGGAGACGCACGAGGTGAGCCGGTGGTCAAGGGAGGGCTTGAGCAGATGAGATGAGGAG
This genomic interval carries:
- the LOC133922817 gene encoding uncharacterized protein LOC133922817 isoform X2, which codes for MAASLPPPRLLRLLAMALGVVAAATGGKISAARTPISRGLYHSSDSLLRDIKALVARHSNKLSMDTIRASNKGYSAELFVVTFNHVKESVDNGSKVHVLLSFGQHGRELITSEVALHLLYILTDKRKIAGVDLSSFEKMLENIVIKMVPMENFNGRKRVEAGELCDRRNGRGVDLNRNWSVDWGKKEKDYDPYEENPGIAPFSEPEAQIMRELSRSFKPHIWVNVHSGMEALFMPYDHKNTTPNGASAHLMRSVLENLNHRHFQDSCLVGSGGGAVGYLAHGTTTDYMYDIAKVPIPFTFEIYGDETASSNDCFKMFNPVDKTTFDRVINKWCMAFLILFEEGLRNLQDAQLVSQGTLDNWVHVGGEQSVSRKSDRERRKLEGLDLGMQELRTYFRLFMLSTFLLMFMFCSRISKNRHRDSDEQNA
- the LOC133922817 gene encoding uncharacterized protein LOC133922817 isoform X1, which produces MAASLPPPRLLRLLAMALGVVAAATGGKISAARTPISRGLYHSSDSLLRDIKALVARHSNKLSMDTIRASNKGYSAELFVVTFNHVKESVDNGSKVHVLLSFGQHGRELITSEVALHLLYILTDKRKIAGVDLSSFEKMLENIVIKMVPMENFNGRKRVEAGELCDRRNGRGVDLNRNWSVDWGKKEKDYDPYEENPGIAPFSEPEAQIMRELSRSFKPHIWVNVHSGMEALFMPYDHKNTTPNGASAHLMRSVLENLNHRHFQDSCLVGSGGGAVGYLAHGTTTDYMYDIAKVPIPFTFEIYGDETASSNDCFKMFNPVDKTTFDRVINKWCMAFLILFEEGLRNLQDAQLVSQGTLDNWVHVGGEQSVSRKSDRERRKLEGLDLGMQELRTYFRLFMLSTFLLMFMFCSRISKNRHRDSGNVFDP
- the LOC133922817 gene encoding metallocarboxypeptidase A-like protein TRV_02598 isoform X3, which produces MDTIRASNKGYSAELFVVTFNHVKESVDNGSKVHVLLSFGQHGRELITSEVALHLLYILTDKRKIAGVDLSSFEKMLENIVIKMVPMENFNGRKRVEAGELCDRRNGRGVDLNRNWSVDWGKKEKDYDPYEENPGIAPFSEPEAQIMRELSRSFKPHIWVNVHSGMEALFMPYDHKNTTPNGASAHLMRSVLENLNHRHFQDSCLVGSGGGAVGYLAHGTTTDYMYDIAKVPIPFTFEIYGDETASSNDCFKMFNPVDKTTFDRVINKWCMAFLILFEEGLRNLQDAQLVSQGTLDNWVHVGGEQSVSRKSDRERRKLEGLDLGMQELRTYFRLFMLSTFLLMFMFCSRISKNRHRDSGNVFDP
- the LOC133922816 gene encoding butanoate--CoA ligase AAE1-like, with translation MEGTVLCAANHAPLTPISFLERTALVYPDRPAIVASGLGPGRRDAPRTWRETRGRCLRLAAALAGLGVALHDVVAVFAQNIPAVCELHFGIPMAGAVICALNSRLDAAMASVLLQHSEAKVVFVDCALLDIAQEALRLASEAGARPPLVVYIRELLDESSHDAGANPTGVVRADQYYEYEALLSSTGGSPDFVIRWPADENEPIALNYTSGTTSRPKGVVYSHRGAYLNSLAAVLLNDMAAMSVYLWAVPMFHCNGWCLTWGVAAQGGTNVCLRKVTGAAIFDSIARHGVTHMGGAPTVLSMIVNATADERRPLPGGRPVTVMTGGAPPPPQVLFRMEELGFLVIHSYGLTETYGPATACTWKPEWDALPPEERAAVKSRQGLHLLGLEVDVKDPATMRSVPADGRAMGEVMFRGNTVMSGYYKDAAATAEAMAGGWLRSGDLAVRHGDGYVKLLDRDRSKDIIISGGENISTIEVEAALFAHPAVAEAAVVGRPDEYWGETPCAFVTLKGGAQSVAAEEVMAFCRARLPHYMAPRSVVIVAELPKTATGKVQKFALREQAKAMGSIPRSSAKQRVSGSSKL